From Cloacibacillus sp., the proteins below share one genomic window:
- a CDS encoding DHHA1 domain-containing protein yields the protein SATAEIITALLSAYGKGITEGEASALYTALVTDNGNFRYNSTSVESHGCAQLLLEAGAKPTEIDDRINENMTDKILHLWGLAFSRTELFAGGKCALFWLRGFEIDGADADSNALDGLINMLMRIKGVKVALFLAEKNGNNKLSVRSRAPYSARGLAACFGGGGHLNAAGAKISGDFEDTLASVKKEAEKYVAFGNTSAQ from the coding sequence CTCCGCCACCGCGGAGATAATTACCGCGTTGCTTTCGGCCTACGGCAAAGGCATCACCGAGGGGGAGGCCTCTGCGCTCTACACGGCGCTGGTGACCGATAACGGCAACTTTCGTTACAACTCGACCTCGGTGGAGAGCCACGGCTGCGCGCAGCTCCTGCTCGAAGCTGGGGCGAAGCCGACGGAGATCGACGACCGCATCAACGAAAATATGACTGATAAAATTTTGCATCTCTGGGGGCTTGCCTTTTCTCGCACCGAGCTCTTTGCCGGCGGTAAATGCGCCCTATTCTGGCTCCGCGGCTTTGAGATCGACGGTGCGGATGCCGACTCCAACGCTCTTGACGGCCTCATCAACATGCTGATGCGTATCAAAGGCGTAAAGGTGGCGCTCTTCCTCGCGGAGAAAAACGGCAATAATAAGCTCAGCGTGAGAAGCCGCGCCCCCTACAGCGCGCGCGGTCTTGCCGCCTGCTTTGGCGGCGGCGGACATTTGAACGCCGCTGGCGCTAAAATTTCCGGCGATTTTGAGGATACACTCGCGTCGGTAAAAAAAGAGGCTGAAAAGTATGTTGCTTTCGGGAATACTTCCGCTCAATAA
- the truB gene encoding tRNA pseudouridine(55) synthase TruB, protein MLLSGILPLNKPAGLRSTYCVQRVRGILGKKIKTGHGGTLDSTASGLLLVLVGQATRLSNFVMELPKRYEAEIAFGAATSTDDMSGEVTARAPWRHITDELIDSALCGFMGWRMQSPPAVSAVHIDGERAHALARGGRAVIPEAKPVCFTKISRLSPLDDNGRVKLRVDCRKGTYVRSFARDLGERLGSLAHIISLVRVSSGPFSIERAKEAEVLFEMSREELAAELIPAASLCELFPGYEADGDSFERLSHGQKITLAGLKRRPLIQTAPLAGRLVVASEKIFSICAVSPCGVTFELAPEVNIIIQGGGAE, encoded by the coding sequence ATGTTGCTTTCGGGAATACTTCCGCTCAATAAACCGGCGGGACTCAGAAGCACCTACTGTGTGCAGAGGGTGCGCGGTATCCTTGGTAAAAAGATAAAGACGGGACACGGCGGTACTCTCGATTCCACCGCCTCCGGCCTCCTGCTCGTGCTTGTGGGACAGGCGACGCGCCTCTCGAACTTTGTCATGGAGCTGCCCAAACGCTACGAGGCGGAGATCGCCTTCGGCGCCGCCACCTCGACCGACGACATGAGCGGCGAGGTGACGGCGCGCGCGCCGTGGAGGCATATTACCGACGAGCTTATAGATTCGGCGCTATGTGGCTTTATGGGCTGGCGCATGCAGTCTCCGCCAGCGGTCTCCGCCGTCCACATCGACGGTGAACGTGCCCACGCTCTGGCGCGCGGCGGCAGGGCGGTCATACCCGAGGCCAAGCCTGTCTGTTTTACGAAAATATCTCGCCTCTCCCCATTGGACGATAATGGCAGGGTGAAGTTACGCGTCGACTGCAGGAAGGGGACCTACGTCCGCAGCTTTGCCCGCGACCTCGGCGAACGCCTTGGCTCGCTGGCCCATATCATCAGCCTCGTGAGGGTATCGAGCGGCCCCTTTTCCATTGAAAGGGCTAAAGAGGCGGAAGTGCTTTTTGAAATGTCCCGAGAAGAGCTTGCCGCGGAGCTGATCCCCGCCGCCAGCCTCTGTGAACTCTTTCCCGGTTACGAGGCGGACGGCGATTCCTTTGAGCGGCTGAGCCATGGACAAAAGATAACGCTCGCGGGATTGAAACGCCGCCCGCTCATACAGACCGCGCCGCTTGCCGGCAGGCTGGTCGTCGCCTCGGAGAAAATATTCTCCATCTGCGCGGTCTCCCCCTGCGGGGTGACCTTTGAGCTGGCGCCGGAGGTCAACATAATAATCCAGGGAGGCGGCGCAGAATGA
- the ribF gene encoding riboflavin biosynthesis protein RibF, producing the protein MIYALGAFDGFHLGHRRLLEMAKRESAQRDTGWGVITFEGHPRMLLNRDNFKLLFTPPERDLIARYLGIPRIEKIHFTHEFAALEPREFVDYIAEKYNVDGLVIGENFRFGRGRSGTPAVLAELARERGWSLDVIPSYKVEGRVVSSTATREAVLAGEMTLASELLGYPFIISGRVVQGEARGRLLGYRTANISVKEGKIYPPHGVYAAISYIEGEWRGVALNIGSNPTFDDVRRAPRCEAHVIDFHYGLYDSLMRLFIIGRIRGEKKFACAEELVGQIGADVEACSARCERYIAEKDAELGNFASVL; encoded by the coding sequence ATGATATACGCGCTTGGAGCCTTCGACGGCTTTCACCTCGGACACCGCCGGCTTCTTGAAATGGCGAAGCGGGAATCCGCGCAAAGAGATACCGGCTGGGGGGTAATCACCTTTGAGGGGCATCCGCGGATGCTTCTTAACCGCGACAACTTCAAACTGCTCTTTACGCCGCCAGAGCGGGATCTGATCGCCCGCTACCTCGGCATACCGCGCATTGAGAAGATACACTTCACGCATGAATTCGCGGCGCTTGAGCCGCGTGAATTTGTGGACTACATCGCGGAAAAATACAACGTTGATGGCCTTGTCATCGGCGAGAACTTTCGCTTTGGCAGAGGGCGCTCCGGCACTCCCGCCGTGCTTGCCGAACTTGCGCGGGAACGCGGCTGGTCGCTAGACGTCATACCATCCTACAAGGTCGAGGGGCGGGTGGTGAGCAGCACCGCGACGAGAGAGGCCGTCCTGGCCGGCGAAATGACGCTGGCCTCCGAGCTCCTGGGCTATCCCTTCATTATCAGCGGCAGGGTGGTGCAGGGTGAGGCGCGGGGGCGGCTGCTCGGATACCGCACCGCGAATATCTCCGTCAAAGAGGGCAAGATATATCCTCCGCACGGTGTCTACGCGGCAATCTCATATATAGAGGGGGAGTGGCGCGGCGTCGCGCTCAACATAGGCAGCAACCCGACCTTTGACGACGTGCGCCGCGCGCCGCGCTGCGAGGCGCACGTGATAGACTTTCACTACGGTCTCTACGACAGTCTGATGAGGCTCTTTATCATCGGACGCATCCGCGGCGAGAAAAAGTTTGCCTGTGCGGAAGAGCTTGTCGGACAGATCGGCGCCGATGTGGAGGCCTGCTCGGCCCGCTGTGAGAGATACATCGCGGAAAAGGACGCCGAACTCGGTAATTTTGCTTCGGTTCTTTGA
- a CDS encoding SurA N-terminal domain-containing protein: MLRTMRNYTKVIMIIVILFFVASCFAGYGLYTRGNRGGGDGMHDYPVAEVNGRNVMRSELEKGAAQISEQYGNNVSSADIPQIRRAALDGIIIQGELQKEISNRKIDVPNDEINAAYTRAMDSYPTREEFMEFIKRSGLTEKQIKEDIKKQLQMQKLMESLEKDVAVDDKEVRAFYDTAKNFLYKQPAGVMVNIATFKDKAAAEAAQKAIAGGAKWDAEIEKYKNDIEMATSYDKPTIITDQMLQQKELAVLKDYPMNKVTPVESAGESHSYIAIKRSKSAERVLPFDEVSGDVTAVIKNQKMQQAQQKFYGELLSRANVKVLDASIFPEEKKPEAASADQTAPAASEDKKD; the protein is encoded by the coding sequence TTGCTGAGAACTATGCGGAACTATACCAAAGTAATAATGATAATAGTGATACTATTCTTCGTGGCCTCATGCTTCGCGGGGTACGGGCTCTATACCCGCGGCAACAGGGGCGGCGGAGACGGGATGCACGATTATCCCGTGGCGGAGGTCAACGGCCGGAATGTTATGCGTTCCGAGCTTGAAAAGGGCGCGGCGCAGATCTCCGAGCAGTACGGCAACAATGTCAGCTCGGCGGACATCCCCCAGATCAGAAGGGCCGCTCTTGACGGCATTATCATTCAGGGCGAGCTGCAGAAGGAGATCTCCAACAGAAAGATAGACGTTCCCAACGACGAGATAAACGCGGCATACACCAGGGCGATGGACAGCTATCCCACGCGCGAGGAATTTATGGAATTCATCAAGCGCAGCGGGCTCACAGAAAAACAGATAAAAGAGGATATCAAAAAGCAGCTCCAGATGCAGAAGCTCATGGAGTCGCTCGAAAAAGATGTCGCGGTGGACGACAAGGAGGTTCGCGCCTTCTACGACACGGCGAAGAATTTCCTCTATAAGCAGCCCGCGGGCGTGATGGTCAACATCGCCACCTTCAAGGACAAGGCGGCTGCCGAAGCGGCGCAGAAGGCCATCGCCGGCGGCGCGAAGTGGGATGCCGAGATAGAGAAATACAAAAACGACATCGAGATGGCGACCTCCTATGACAAGCCGACGATCATAACCGACCAGATGCTGCAGCAGAAAGAACTCGCCGTCCTCAAGGATTACCCGATGAATAAGGTAACGCCAGTTGAGAGCGCGGGAGAGAGCCACAGCTACATCGCCATCAAGCGCAGCAAGTCAGCCGAGCGAGTGCTTCCCTTCGACGAAGTGAGCGGCGACGTTACGGCGGTGATCAAAAACCAGAAGATGCAGCAGGCGCAGCAGAAATTCTACGGAGAGCTGCTCTCCCGCGCGAATGTGAAGGTGCTGGACGCCTCCATATTCCCCGAGGAAAAGAAGCCCGAGGCGGCCTCCGCCGACCAGACGGCGCCCGCGGCCTCCGAGGATAAGAAAGACTGA
- a CDS encoding glucose 1-dehydrogenase, with protein sequence MITKKLIDLRGKAAVVTGAAVGIGKASAMMLARSGAAVALLDRNYDAAALSASEIASECGVQTKAYRCDVLAELDSEAVIEEAARDFGAINILVNNAGGGGGGREVFDGLTDDYVNKIFGLNVYSIFRFSRLCLPHMERAGYGSIVNISSMASVMSSVNISVYSASKAAVNALTRQMAIDVAPVRVNAVAPGAVKTEALASVLTEEMERKMLASTPLHRLGTPEDIASAVLFFASPMSSWVSGQTLIVSGGGAQVLE encoded by the coding sequence ATGATAACGAAAAAACTTATTGATTTACGGGGAAAGGCAGCCGTGGTCACGGGAGCGGCCGTGGGGATCGGAAAGGCCTCCGCGATGATGCTGGCGCGCTCCGGGGCCGCCGTCGCGCTGCTGGACAGAAATTATGACGCGGCGGCGCTCTCCGCCTCTGAGATCGCCTCGGAGTGCGGCGTACAGACGAAGGCCTACCGCTGCGACGTCCTCGCCGAGCTGGACAGCGAGGCGGTAATTGAAGAGGCGGCGAGGGATTTTGGCGCGATAAACATCCTTGTCAACAACGCGGGCGGCGGCGGAGGCGGCAGGGAAGTATTCGACGGACTTACGGACGATTACGTCAATAAAATATTCGGGCTCAACGTCTACAGCATATTCAGATTTTCACGCCTTTGCCTCCCCCATATGGAGCGCGCCGGGTACGGTTCCATTGTAAACATCAGCTCGATGGCGAGCGTCATGAGCAGCGTGAATATATCCGTCTACAGCGCCTCAAAGGCTGCCGTCAACGCGCTGACGCGCCAGATGGCGATCGACGTCGCCCCGGTCCGCGTGAACGCCGTCGCCCCCGGCGCGGTAAAGACCGAGGCTCTGGCTTCGGTGCTCACGGAAGAGATGGAACGTAAGATGCTGGCCTCGACGCCGCTGCACCGGCTTGGCACGCCCGAGGATATCGCCTCGGCGGTGCTGTTTTTCGCCTCTCCGATGTCTTCCTGGGTATCGGGGCAGACCCTGATCGTCTCCGGCGGCGGCGCGCAGGTACTGGAATGA
- a CDS encoding tetratricopeptide repeat protein: protein MDIENVLRRFEKLLARGRVGEAGQYLEETAAVSERGGDGLAEASCRNELTGFWRVCGQREKSYASAERALALLSENGLAGSIDYATALLNYATAKSAFGESAEALPLYRRVEECYRELLPASDYRRASLYNNMVQALLRDGNTKEAAEYFEKSLRLLAEMTDVDSERATCNTNIAFCLLAEGRLDEAQKSLEVAEEGFRLLPGDPHYDGALSCRGRLEYLRGRYEEAAEAYRRLANNIEGRFGRNINYAAACRSCAKAFAAAGLADEAERFRLLAESACR, encoded by the coding sequence ATGGACATTGAAAACGTGCTGCGCCGCTTTGAGAAGCTGCTCGCGCGGGGCCGCGTGGGCGAAGCCGGGCAGTATCTGGAAGAGACGGCAGCCGTTAGCGAAAGAGGCGGCGACGGCCTCGCGGAGGCCTCATGCCGTAACGAACTGACGGGTTTTTGGCGCGTCTGCGGCCAAAGAGAAAAAAGTTACGCCTCCGCGGAAAGAGCCTTAGCCCTGCTTTCAGAGAATGGCCTTGCCGGAAGCATCGACTACGCGACGGCTCTGCTGAACTACGCCACCGCTAAATCCGCCTTCGGCGAGAGCGCGGAGGCGCTGCCGCTTTACAGGCGGGTGGAGGAGTGTTACCGGGAGCTGCTGCCGGCCTCCGACTACCGCCGCGCGAGCCTATACAACAATATGGTGCAGGCTCTGCTGCGGGACGGGAATACGAAGGAGGCGGCGGAATATTTTGAAAAATCCCTGCGTCTGCTGGCGGAGATGACAGATGTCGATTCCGAGAGGGCGACCTGCAATACCAACATCGCCTTCTGCCTGCTCGCGGAGGGACGGCTCGACGAGGCGCAGAAGTCGCTTGAAGTGGCGGAAGAGGGCTTTCGCCTCCTGCCGGGCGATCCCCATTATGACGGTGCGCTCTCCTGCCGTGGGCGGCTGGAATATCTGCGCGGTAGGTACGAAGAGGCCGCCGAGGCCTACCGCCGGCTGGCAAACAATATTGAGGGGCGTTTTGGGCGCAATATAAACTACGCGGCGGCCTGCCGCAGCTGCGCCAAGGCCTTCGCCGCCGCGGGCCTCGCCGACGAGGCGGAGCGTTTCCGCCTGCTGGCTGAATCGGCCTGCAGATAG
- a CDS encoding DUF4037 domain-containing protein encodes MQGLELCRLFYLQHGAPLIESRLGERARRVAVGLAGQGSDCLGFDDELSRDHDFGPGFCLWLTDEDDEEFGDELRRLYAELPKLFLGYARNATPQGADRVGVMRISRFYAQYTGCRDIPSGAAAWLRIPEHLLAAATGGEIFRDELGEFSRVRKGLLPCYPDDVRLKKLAARVFVMAQAGQYNYGRIMKHRDEVAAALALGEFVKAALSAVHLLNRGYAPYYKWAFRSARRLPLLQEAVAGLEALYSPGADRETLIESICSLVGGHLEREGLSSAKDTFLVAHAEEIMRRIKSDYLRNLGVMVG; translated from the coding sequence ATGCAGGGACTTGAACTATGCCGCCTGTTTTATCTACAGCATGGCGCGCCTCTGATCGAGAGCCGTCTTGGCGAAAGGGCGCGCCGCGTCGCTGTCGGGCTGGCGGGGCAGGGTTCGGACTGCCTCGGATTTGACGACGAACTCTCGCGCGACCACGACTTTGGTCCCGGCTTTTGCCTGTGGCTGACGGACGAAGACGACGAGGAATTTGGCGATGAGCTGCGGCGGTTATACGCGGAGCTGCCTAAGTTGTTCCTCGGATATGCCCGCAACGCCACGCCTCAGGGCGCGGACAGAGTCGGCGTGATGCGTATAAGCCGTTTCTACGCGCAATATACGGGCTGCCGCGATATTCCCTCCGGCGCCGCCGCCTGGCTGCGCATCCCGGAACACCTGCTGGCCGCCGCCACCGGCGGCGAAATATTCCGCGATGAACTTGGGGAATTCAGCCGCGTCAGGAAGGGCCTGCTTCCCTGTTACCCCGATGACGTGCGCCTGAAAAAACTGGCGGCGCGAGTTTTCGTTATGGCGCAGGCGGGACAATATAACTACGGCAGGATAATGAAGCACCGCGACGAGGTGGCGGCGGCACTCGCTCTGGGCGAGTTCGTCAAAGCCGCCCTCTCCGCCGTGCATCTGCTTAACCGCGGCTACGCGCCCTACTACAAATGGGCCTTCCGCAGCGCGCGCCGCCTGCCGCTGCTCCAGGAGGCGGTCGCCGGGCTTGAGGCCCTCTATTCACCGGGAGCCGACCGCGAAACGCTGATAGAATCTATCTGTTCCCTGGTTGGCGGCCATCTGGAAAGAGAGGGGCTCTCCTCCGCGAAAGATACCTTCCTGGTCGCGCACGCGGAGGAGATAATGCGGCGAATAAAGAGCGATTATCTAAGGAATTTAGGCGTTATGGTGGGGTAG
- a CDS encoding DUF4125 family protein, producing the protein MEKLIDEIIGLEWRFFDQVRNEGGRAPCQDDWETFRIMRGSQFMAWNRPLLESWHEDLLQARERGDNPMTEKYGYMMCIADPEANRGLAASLPPVSEEKRALSWKIIGRLVPQNEAFGRRYPLLAAHARPLRTADESGGETTSMETYQLGELWTYSQRTLTLLDEHLRDLETAGINYPELVIRSSLLQRGFPGLEEAEAFLAKRQRGV; encoded by the coding sequence ATGGAAAAGCTGATCGACGAAATAATCGGACTTGAATGGCGCTTCTTCGACCAGGTGCGGAACGAGGGCGGGCGGGCTCCATGCCAGGATGACTGGGAGACCTTCCGCATCATGCGCGGCAGCCAGTTCATGGCCTGGAACAGGCCGCTGCTGGAAAGCTGGCACGAGGATCTTTTACAGGCGCGTGAGCGGGGAGACAATCCGATGACGGAAAAATACGGTTATATGATGTGTATCGCCGACCCCGAGGCCAACCGAGGGCTGGCGGCCAGCCTGCCGCCGGTCTCCGAGGAAAAAAGGGCGCTGAGCTGGAAGATCATCGGGCGGCTCGTGCCGCAGAACGAGGCCTTCGGCAGACGTTACCCGCTCCTCGCCGCCCACGCGCGCCCGCTGCGCACGGCGGACGAGAGCGGTGGGGAGACGACCTCGATGGAAACCTACCAGCTGGGGGAGCTGTGGACCTATTCACAGCGGACCCTGACGCTGCTTGACGAACATCTGAGGGATTTAGAGACGGCGGGGATAAATTATCCCGAGCTGGTGATCCGCAGCAGCCTTCTCCAGAGAGGCTTTCCCGGCCTTGAAGAGGCGGAGGCCTTCCTGGCGAAAAGACAGAGAGGCGTTTAG
- the nhaC gene encoding Na+/H+ antiporter NhaC: MTEANKSHPSNEKRRPTMFVALLPMIAMLFFVGVGFPILKLPIPIILLLPSVVAAIVAYYLGYTWSDLQKAISDKIGQSTGALLVLVSVGMLIGSWMISGTLPMMIYYGIQIIDTRVLYLTAFLATAIVSVLSGTSYGAVGTIGIVVMSIAATLQMSLPITAGAVVAGAYFGDKLSPLSDTTVLAAAITNTDIYEHIRHMLWTTVPASLLGMAVYLIAGFNGSQEAVSSELVSTMMTQFNQIYNWNILLLLPLVIVMVGSAMKYPTAPLMFVSSVVACLLAIFIQGFSFNDVCSACASGFNVNMVHKAGFDAVAASSAVVRLLNRGGMSSMMGILLITYCAFVFGGIVSCTGCLEVMLEKLQTKVKTDAGIISSTVAASLLMSIIGGVSYLSIIVTAELFGDVYKARGLASCNLSRTLEDSGTVVTALIPWTGGAAYMAATLGISTLDYLPWAIMNYTGFMFAIFYAVTGISIKKIRS, from the coding sequence ATGACAGAGGCCAATAAGAGTCATCCGTCAAATGAGAAACGCCGTCCCACTATGTTTGTCGCCCTTTTACCAATGATCGCAATGCTGTTTTTCGTCGGGGTGGGATTTCCGATACTGAAATTACCGATCCCCATCATCCTGCTGCTGCCGAGCGTGGTGGCGGCGATCGTCGCCTATTATCTCGGCTACACCTGGTCCGATCTGCAAAAAGCGATATCAGATAAGATCGGCCAGTCCACGGGCGCGCTATTAGTTCTGGTGTCGGTGGGGATGCTGATCGGCTCATGGATGATCTCCGGCACGCTGCCGATGATGATCTATTACGGAATACAGATCATCGACACACGGGTGCTCTATTTGACCGCCTTTCTGGCCACGGCGATCGTATCGGTTTTGTCGGGAACCTCTTACGGCGCGGTTGGGACTATCGGCATCGTGGTCATGAGTATCGCCGCCACGCTGCAAATGTCGCTGCCGATCACCGCGGGAGCGGTCGTTGCCGGCGCTTATTTCGGCGACAAGCTGAGCCCCCTGTCGGATACGACCGTGCTGGCGGCGGCGATAACGAATACGGATATCTACGAACATATCAGACATATGCTCTGGACGACGGTGCCGGCAAGCCTGCTGGGAATGGCGGTATATTTGATCGCCGGTTTCAACGGTTCCCAAGAGGCAGTCAGCTCGGAACTCGTCTCCACGATGATGACGCAGTTCAACCAGATCTATAACTGGAATATCTTGCTGCTGCTGCCGCTGGTGATCGTCATGGTGGGCAGCGCCATGAAGTATCCGACCGCGCCGCTTATGTTCGTCTCAAGCGTAGTGGCCTGTCTTTTAGCGATCTTTATTCAGGGTTTTTCTTTCAACGACGTCTGCTCCGCCTGCGCCAGCGGCTTCAACGTCAATATGGTGCACAAGGCCGGCTTCGACGCGGTGGCCGCCAGCTCCGCGGTGGTCAGGCTGCTGAACCGCGGCGGCATGAGCAGCATGATGGGGATACTACTGATAACGTACTGCGCCTTCGTCTTTGGCGGCATCGTCTCCTGCACGGGCTGCCTGGAGGTGATGCTGGAGAAGCTGCAGACAAAGGTAAAGACCGACGCCGGCATCATCAGCAGCACCGTCGCGGCATCCCTGCTGATGAGCATCATCGGCGGCGTCTCGTACTTATCCATAATTGTCACAGCGGAACTCTTCGGCGACGTATATAAGGCCAGAGGGCTGGCTTCCTGTAATTTATCACGCACACTGGAGGACTCTGGAACCGTTGTGACGGCGCTTATCCCCTGGACGGGAGGGGCCGCGTACATGGCCGCCACTCTCGGGATCTCCACTCTCGATTATCTGCCGTGGGCGATCATGAATTATACGGGCTTTATGTTCGCCATTTTTTACGCGGTGACCGGCATCAGCATAAAAAAGATCCGCAGCTGA
- a CDS encoding ferredoxin family protein: protein MSVEIIYDKCLSCGACYNHCPNDVIGWDGEKKKPVVAYPDECSHCGVCALECRHGAIRHTIPLACYEDITAMAPSVNQPEEFNWQKWL, encoded by the coding sequence ATGAGCGTGGAGATCATCTATGATAAGTGTCTGAGCTGCGGAGCCTGCTATAATCACTGTCCGAACGATGTGATAGGCTGGGACGGCGAGAAAAAGAAGCCGGTCGTCGCCTACCCGGACGAATGCAGCCACTGCGGCGTCTGCGCGTTGGAGTGCCGCCACGGAGCCATCCGTCACACGATACCGCTGGCCTGTTATGAGGATATTACGGCGATGGCTCCGTCCGTAAACCAACCGGAAGAGTTCAACTGGCAGAAATGGCTTTGA
- a CDS encoding FAD-dependent oxidoreductase, producing the protein MKIVHTEILVIGGGIAGCFAAIRASKMGKSVALLDKATLRRGGSVGPGMDHVSIGVHPESISYDEAREYAASAKKDLVDPNVTLVVDVHAYERVKDLEEFGVPLREDDGSYFIWRIPERHFCCISYRGVDTKVKLGKAVEKTTTKIYERTMGIELIKDGGRVIGAVGLNTRSGELTAFIAKATILCTGETTRQYIAPDGPFNTYFSPTNTGDAETMAYHAGAKMVNMEFLYWDYVTVRAGGGIVGVKPFDKMGKLINRNGEVLLNTPEESIMRCFIMQKEIIEGRSPLYWDLRDVPEDALKMYEREMSNEYPITKQWFKQRNLDIRKDLIPMKLDPCCVMGGPLVDERLRTSVPGLYAAGATTAFARAIVGASVTGDIAAEEASVYASAIGQPEAPEAYLRRLEEEICAPLARGEGINPKELELAVRELVTNDVGYFKSENMMEYALGKLLDYRRDFTDKLTAESPHELMRCCEARSIIDYAEMHIRASLYRKETRFRHLANYVHYRTDYPDTDPAWEKWVVIERDDGGEMTIGTREVPELKEA; encoded by the coding sequence ATGAAAATAGTACATACTGAGATACTGGTCATTGGCGGAGGCATCGCCGGATGTTTCGCCGCGATAAGGGCCAGTAAGATGGGAAAGAGCGTAGCCCTTCTTGATAAGGCGACGCTGCGGCGCGGCGGGAGCGTCGGTCCCGGAATGGACCATGTCTCTATCGGAGTCCATCCCGAATCGATAAGTTATGATGAGGCCAGGGAATACGCGGCGTCAGCGAAGAAGGATCTGGTGGACCCCAATGTGACTTTGGTGGTCGACGTGCACGCCTATGAGCGCGTGAAGGATCTGGAGGAGTTCGGCGTTCCTCTCAGGGAGGACGACGGAAGTTATTTTATCTGGCGTATCCCGGAACGCCATTTCTGCTGTATTTCATACAGAGGGGTGGACACCAAGGTCAAGCTTGGAAAGGCCGTTGAAAAAACAACGACAAAGATTTATGAAAGGACGATGGGCATCGAGCTTATCAAAGACGGAGGCCGCGTGATCGGCGCGGTGGGGCTTAACACGAGAAGCGGCGAGCTCACGGCCTTTATAGCCAAAGCGACGATACTCTGCACCGGAGAGACGACCAGGCAGTATATCGCGCCGGACGGCCCATTCAACACCTATTTTTCACCGACTAATACCGGCGACGCGGAGACGATGGCCTACCATGCCGGGGCGAAGATGGTCAACATGGAGTTCCTTTACTGGGATTATGTCACTGTCAGAGCCGGGGGCGGCATCGTCGGAGTCAAGCCGTTCGATAAAATGGGTAAGCTCATCAACCGCAACGGGGAGGTCCTGCTGAACACCCCAGAGGAGAGCATCATGCGCTGCTTCATCATGCAGAAGGAGATCATCGAAGGCCGAAGCCCGCTTTACTGGGATTTAAGGGACGTGCCCGAAGATGCCCTGAAGATGTATGAGAGGGAGATGTCGAACGAATATCCCATCACAAAGCAATGGTTTAAGCAGCGGAACCTTGATATAAGAAAGGACCTTATACCGATGAAGCTGGACCCCTGCTGCGTCATGGGAGGACCGCTCGTTGACGAAAGGCTGAGGACCTCCGTTCCCGGACTCTACGCCGCCGGAGCCACGACCGCTTTCGCGCGGGCGATAGTCGGAGCGAGCGTCACCGGGGATATCGCGGCGGAGGAGGCGTCGGTATATGCCTCCGCTATCGGGCAGCCCGAAGCGCCGGAGGCGTATCTGCGCCGCCTTGAGGAAGAGATATGCGCACCCCTGGCCAGGGGAGAGGGCATAAATCCCAAAGAACTGGAACTGGCCGTGCGGGAGCTCGTCACGAACGACGTCGGTTATTTCAAGAGCGAGAACATGATGGAATATGCGCTGGGAAAGCTCTTGGATTACAGGAGGGACTTTACGGATAAGCTTACGGCGGAGAGCCCCCACGAATTGATGCGCTGCTGCGAGGCCAGAAGCATCATCGATTACGCGGAGATGCATATCAGGGCCTCTTTGTACCGAAAGGAGACCAGATTCCGCCATCTGGCAAATTATGTCCACTACCGCACCGATTATCCCGACACCGATCCCGCGTGGGAGAAGTGGGTGGTCATCGAGAGGGACGACGGCGGCGAGATGACGATCGGGACCCGCGAGGTGCCTGAGTTAAAGGAGGCGTAA